One window of the Bacteroidota bacterium genome contains the following:
- a CDS encoding lysylphosphatidylglycerol synthase transmembrane domain-containing protein, whose amino-acid sequence MLRSSLRYLLRLVLAGAALALLIRLIEWEAIAEAARSAHPGWALAAAALVPLNLWLEAYRWHRLVKRLAPRVTQRESIGAVLSGYPIGLLTPGRVGDYVGRALYLRHAGRWQLAALTFAERMMTLACCLVFGLAALTLFLLTEAGLDTFAWTTLLALGVVATSLFLYFLLHPRSTHNLLVSLAPSRRLKTLLRILSRFNRADARSLFWLSALRYVVFSTQFVLLVRAFDATTPLLYGYIAVALVFFAKSAIPSITLADLGIREGAAVYFFAFLGVAEAAAFNGALSLAALNLFLPALVGLPLVMRMRVRAEEGVLDPANSTAQAAS is encoded by the coding sequence GTGCTTCGCTCTTCCCTGCGCTATCTGCTTAGGCTTGTCCTCGCTGGGGCGGCACTTGCGCTACTCATCCGGCTGATCGAGTGGGAGGCCATTGCCGAGGCTGCGAGGTCGGCACATCCGGGCTGGGCGCTAGCCGCCGCTGCCCTTGTCCCCCTTAACCTTTGGCTGGAAGCCTATCGGTGGCACCGTCTCGTGAAGCGGCTTGCTCCCCGCGTCACGCAGCGCGAATCGATCGGCGCGGTGCTGAGCGGCTATCCCATCGGCCTACTCACGCCAGGGCGCGTTGGCGACTATGTCGGGCGAGCGCTCTACCTGAGGCATGCCGGGCGCTGGCAGCTGGCTGCGCTGACGTTCGCCGAGCGCATGATGACGCTGGCATGCTGCCTCGTCTTCGGGCTGGCTGCGCTGACGTTGTTCCTGCTCACTGAGGCAGGACTTGACACGTTCGCCTGGACGACGCTGCTTGCTCTCGGCGTAGTCGCAACGTCCCTCTTTCTGTATTTCCTGCTCCACCCTCGCAGTACGCACAACCTGCTGGTGAGCCTGGCGCCCTCGCGCCGCCTCAAGACGCTGCTGCGGATCCTGAGCCGCTTCAACCGCGCCGATGCGCGCTCGCTCTTTTGGCTGTCGGCCCTACGCTATGTGGTGTTCTCGACCCAGTTCGTGCTACTCGTTCGCGCGTTCGACGCCACGACGCCTCTGCTCTATGGATACATCGCCGTTGCGCTGGTCTTCTTCGCCAAGAGCGCTATCCCGTCCATCACGCTCGCGGATCTCGGCATCCGTGAGGGGGCCGCGGTCTACTTCTTCGCTTTTCTTGGCGTGGCGGAAGCTGCTGCGTTCAATGGCGCACTGAGCCTCGCGGCCCTCAACCTGTTTCTACCGGCACTCGTCGGGCTACCGCTCGTGATGCGGATGCGTGTTCGAGCCGAAGAGGGAGTGCTGGACCCGGCGAATTCCACTGCCCAGGCGGCTTCGTGA